One Aphelocoma coerulescens isolate FSJ_1873_10779 chromosome 4A, UR_Acoe_1.0, whole genome shotgun sequence DNA window includes the following coding sequences:
- the CHIC1 gene encoding cysteine-rich hydrophobic domain-containing protein 1 isoform X5, with protein MSVLLPNMADFDTIYELEEEDEEEQEEPEPVVRSQELPRPRDAPDPVAVRGAGHITVFGLSNKFDTEFPSVLTGKVAPEEFKTSISRVNACLKKNLPVNVKWLLCGCLCCCCTLGCSLWPVVCLNKRLGLHWKLSKRKCETSNMMEYVILIEFLPKYPIFRPD; from the exons atGAGCGTCCTGCTGCCCAATATGGCGGACTTCGACACGATCTacgagctggaggaggaggacgaggaggagcaggaggagcccgAGCCCGTGGTGCGGAGCCAGGagctgccccggccccgcgaCGCGCCCGATCCCGTAGCGGTACGGGGCGCCGGGCACATCACCGT GTTTGGCTTGAGCAACAAGTTTGATACAGAATTTCCTTCTGTTCTGACAGGGAAG GTGGCCCCCGAGGAGTTCAAGACCAGCATCAGCCGAGTGAACGCCTGCCTGAAGAAGAACCTCCCTGTCAATGTGAAgtggctgctctgtggctgcctgtgctgctgctgcactctGGGCTGCAGCCTGTGGCCCGTGGTCTGTCTTAACAAAAGA CTTGGTTTGCACTGGAAGCTGAGTAAAAGGAAATGTGAAACTAGCAATATGATGGAGTAT GTAATATTAATAGAGTTCTTACCAAAATACCCCATATTTCGACCTGACTGA
- the CHIC1 gene encoding cysteine-rich hydrophobic domain-containing protein 1 isoform X4, producing MSVLLPNMADFDTIYELEEEDEEEQEEPEPVVRSQELPRPRDAPDPVAVRGAGHITVFGLSNKFDTEFPSVLTGKVAPEEFKTSISRVNACLKKNLPVNVKWLLCGCLCCCCTLGCSLWPVVCLNKRTRRSIQKLLEWENNRLYHKLGLHWKLSKRKCETSNMMEYVILIEFLPKYPIFRPD from the exons atGAGCGTCCTGCTGCCCAATATGGCGGACTTCGACACGATCTacgagctggaggaggaggacgaggaggagcaggaggagcccgAGCCCGTGGTGCGGAGCCAGGagctgccccggccccgcgaCGCGCCCGATCCCGTAGCGGTACGGGGCGCCGGGCACATCACCGT GTTTGGCTTGAGCAACAAGTTTGATACAGAATTTCCTTCTGTTCTGACAGGGAAG GTGGCCCCCGAGGAGTTCAAGACCAGCATCAGCCGAGTGAACGCCTGCCTGAAGAAGAACCTCCCTGTCAATGTGAAgtggctgctctgtggctgcctgtgctgctgctgcactctGGGCTGCAGCCTGTGGCCCGTGGTCTGTCTTAACAAAAGA ACTAGAAGATCAATTCAGAAGTTACTAGAATGGGAAAATAACAGACTATATCATAAG CTTGGTTTGCACTGGAAGCTGAGTAAAAGGAAATGTGAAACTAGCAATATGATGGAGTAT GTAATATTAATAGAGTTCTTACCAAAATACCCCATATTTCGACCTGACTGA
- the CHIC1 gene encoding cysteine-rich hydrophobic domain-containing protein 1 isoform X1: MSVLLPNMADFDTIYELEEEDEEEQEEPEPVVRSQELPRPRDAPDPVAVRGAGHITVFGLSNKFDTEFPSVLTGKVAPEEFKTSISRVNACLKKNLPVNVKWLLCGCLCCCCTLGCSLWPVVCLNKRTRRSIQKLLEWENNRLYHKLGLHWKLSKRKCETSNMMEYVSIASVLTAIQQNCDGIEKILHLVTLCKKISQTNVQFGL, from the exons atGAGCGTCCTGCTGCCCAATATGGCGGACTTCGACACGATCTacgagctggaggaggaggacgaggaggagcaggaggagcccgAGCCCGTGGTGCGGAGCCAGGagctgccccggccccgcgaCGCGCCCGATCCCGTAGCGGTACGGGGCGCCGGGCACATCACCGT GTTTGGCTTGAGCAACAAGTTTGATACAGAATTTCCTTCTGTTCTGACAGGGAAG GTGGCCCCCGAGGAGTTCAAGACCAGCATCAGCCGAGTGAACGCCTGCCTGAAGAAGAACCTCCCTGTCAATGTGAAgtggctgctctgtggctgcctgtgctgctgctgcactctGGGCTGCAGCCTGTGGCCCGTGGTCTGTCTTAACAAAAGA ACTAGAAGATCAATTCAGAAGTTACTAGAATGGGAAAATAACAGACTATATCATAAG CTTGGTTTGCACTGGAAGCTGAGTAAAAGGAAATGTGAAACTAGCAATATGATGGAGTATGTGAGTATTGCTTCTGTTCTTACTGCTATTCAACAGAACTGTGATGGAATAGAGAAAATCCTTCACTTAGTGACCCTGTGCAAAAAGATCTCCCAGACAAATGTGCAGTTTGGTCTGTAA
- the CHIC1 gene encoding cysteine-rich hydrophobic domain-containing protein 1 isoform X2 → MSVLLPNMADFDTIYELEEEDEEEQEEPEPVVRSQELPRPRDAPDPVAVRGAGHITVFGLSNKFDTEFPSVLTGKVAPEEFKTSISRVNACLKKNLPVNVKWLLCGCLCCCCTLGCSLWPVVCLNKRLGLHWKLSKRKCETSNMMEYVSIASVLTAIQQNCDGIEKILHLVTLCKKISQTNVQFGL, encoded by the exons atGAGCGTCCTGCTGCCCAATATGGCGGACTTCGACACGATCTacgagctggaggaggaggacgaggaggagcaggaggagcccgAGCCCGTGGTGCGGAGCCAGGagctgccccggccccgcgaCGCGCCCGATCCCGTAGCGGTACGGGGCGCCGGGCACATCACCGT GTTTGGCTTGAGCAACAAGTTTGATACAGAATTTCCTTCTGTTCTGACAGGGAAG GTGGCCCCCGAGGAGTTCAAGACCAGCATCAGCCGAGTGAACGCCTGCCTGAAGAAGAACCTCCCTGTCAATGTGAAgtggctgctctgtggctgcctgtgctgctgctgcactctGGGCTGCAGCCTGTGGCCCGTGGTCTGTCTTAACAAAAGA CTTGGTTTGCACTGGAAGCTGAGTAAAAGGAAATGTGAAACTAGCAATATGATGGAGTATGTGAGTATTGCTTCTGTTCTTACTGCTATTCAACAGAACTGTGATGGAATAGAGAAAATCCTTCACTTAGTGACCCTGTGCAAAAAGATCTCCCAGACAAATGTGCAGTTTGGTCTGTAA
- the CHIC1 gene encoding cysteine-rich hydrophobic domain-containing protein 1 isoform X3 gives MSVLLPNMADFDTIYELEEEDEEEQEEPEPVVRSQELPRPRDAPDPVAVRGAGHITVFGLSNKFDTEFPSVLTGKVAPEEFKTSISRVNACLKKNLPVNVKWLLCGCLCCCCTLGCSLWPVVCLNKRTRRSIQKLLEWENNRLYHKLGLHWKLSKRKCETSNMMEYTVSTGISLDIFESEVSE, from the exons atGAGCGTCCTGCTGCCCAATATGGCGGACTTCGACACGATCTacgagctggaggaggaggacgaggaggagcaggaggagcccgAGCCCGTGGTGCGGAGCCAGGagctgccccggccccgcgaCGCGCCCGATCCCGTAGCGGTACGGGGCGCCGGGCACATCACCGT GTTTGGCTTGAGCAACAAGTTTGATACAGAATTTCCTTCTGTTCTGACAGGGAAG GTGGCCCCCGAGGAGTTCAAGACCAGCATCAGCCGAGTGAACGCCTGCCTGAAGAAGAACCTCCCTGTCAATGTGAAgtggctgctctgtggctgcctgtgctgctgctgcactctGGGCTGCAGCCTGTGGCCCGTGGTCTGTCTTAACAAAAGA ACTAGAAGATCAATTCAGAAGTTACTAGAATGGGAAAATAACAGACTATATCATAAG CTTGGTTTGCACTGGAAGCTGAGTAAAAGGAAATGTGAAACTAGCAATATGATGGAGTAT
- the LOC138110251 gene encoding homeobox protein CDX-4-like gives MYVSSLLDKEPSMYPGSARANNNLPVQNFVSAPAYSDYMGYHPVPALDTHGQPAAAWGSHYGPQREDWSAYGPGPSSAVAAAHINGSSPGQGSYSSADYSSLHPAAAAGLPPVDTINAQQISPNSQRHSSYEWMRKTVQTNTAGKTRTKEKYRVVYTDHQRLELEKEFHCNRYITIRRKSELAANLGLSERQVKIWFQNRRAKERKMIKKKISQFDGSGGSAQSDSGSLSPNELSNSLFPPPHGINGLQPNDIHQVIVSE, from the exons ATGTACGTGAGCTCGCTCTTGGATAAGGAGCCCAGCATGTACCCAGGATCTGCCAGGGCCAACAACAACCTGCCCGTGCAGAACTTCGTGTCCGCTCCAGCCTACTCCGACTACATGGGATAccaccctgtgccagccctggacACCCACGGGCAGCCGGCGGCAGCCTGGGGCTCCCACTACGGCCCCCAGCGGGAGGACTGGAGCGCCTACGGCCCAGGCCCTTCCAGCGCCGTGGCTGCTGCCCACATCAATGGCTCGTCCCCTGGCCAGGGCTCCTACAGCTCTGCTGATTACAGCTCCCTGCATCCCGCCGCCGCTGCGGGGTTACCTCCTGTAGATACAATTAATGCCCAGCAAATCTCTCCCAACAGCCAAAGGCACAGCTCTTATGAGTGGATGAGGAAAACGGTGCAAACCAACACTGCTG gtaaaacaagaacaaaagaaaagtaCCGAGTTGTTTACACAGATCACCAGAGACTGGAATTAGAGAAGGAATTTCACTGCAACAGATACATTACAATCAGGAGGAAGTCAGAACTCGCAGCAAACCTGGGACTCTCCGAAAGACAG GTGAAAATCTGGTTCCAGAATCGCcgagcaaaagaaagaaaaatgatcaAGAAGAAAATCTCGCAGTTTGATGGCAGCGGGGGCTCAGCTCAGAGCGACTCTGGTTCACTCAGTCCAAATGAACTGTCAAATTCTCTGTTCCCACCACCACATGGAATAAATGGATTACAGCCTAATGACATTCATCAAGTCATAGTTTCAGAAtga